A portion of the Ricinus communis isolate WT05 ecotype wild-type chromosome 10, ASM1957865v1, whole genome shotgun sequence genome contains these proteins:
- the LOC8263205 gene encoding NAC domain-containing protein 90, translating into MEDLPPGFRFYPTEEELVSFYLHNKLDGRREDLNRVMDRIIPVLDIYDYNPWDLPQFAGDLSSRDPEQWFFFIPRQESEARGGRPKRLTTCGYWKATGSPGQVYSNNRSIGMKRTMVFYNGRAPNGRKTDWKMNEYKANRGEASSSSSIPAPSMLRHEFSLCRVYKKSKSLRAFDRRPLGVEMRDQPAAHAATATATQEPPTADRTNSPECSSSEEHTRNPAQTGGASTMLMSDDSEPLWDWDQLVWNYGEDS; encoded by the exons ATGGAGGATTTGCCACCTGGGTTTAGGTTCTACCCAACAGAAGAAGAGCTAGTCTCATTCTATCTCCATAACAAGCTCGATGGCAGAAGAGAGGACCTGAACCGTGTGATGGACAGGATTATTCCTGTTCTTGATATATATGACTATAATCCTTGGGATCTTCCAC AATTTGCTGGCGACCTATCGAGTAGAGACCCTGAGCAATGGTTTTTCTTCATTCCAAGGCAAGAGAGCGAGGCTCGTGGAGGAAGACCAAAGCGGCTTACAACTTGTGGATATTGGAAAGCAACAGGCTCTCCTGGTCAGGTTTATTCTAACAATCGTTCCATCGGCATGAAAAGAACTATGGTTTTCTACAACGGAAGGGCTCCTAATGGCCGCAAAACTGATTGGAAAATGAATGAGTACAAAGCCAACCGCGGAGAAGCGTCCTCTTCTTCATCCATTCCTGCACCATCAATG TTAAGGCATGAATTTTCCTTATGCCGGGTGTACAAGAAATCGAAAAGCTTACGAGCATTTGATAGACGACCATTAGGAGTGGAGATGAGAGACCAACCTGCAGCTCATGCTGCCACTGCCACTGCCACTCAAGAACCTCCAACAGCGGACAGAACAAACTCACCTGAGTGTTCATCTTCGGAAGAGCACACCAGAAATCCCGCTCAAACCGGGGGAGCTAGCACCATGCTGATGTCTGACGATAGTGAACCGTTATGGGATTGGGATCAACTGGTTTGGAATTATGGAGAAGACagttaa